A genomic segment from Neodiprion lecontei isolate iyNeoLeco1 chromosome 1, iyNeoLeco1.1, whole genome shotgun sequence encodes:
- the LOC107223013 gene encoding protein unc-80 homolog isoform X2, which produces MEKRRSIDDSLHDQALPIPIQTFLWRQTSPFIRAKLGKLHEASCMFCQRAPGHHEMKEACKSFEKVLVQNLRFGLSPSLTDALGAVPRWRLIQAALPHVLHAAANLLHNRKDTNLQSLGTVETKLLYTLHWIILDAAEECADADAEAGIYHSNPFYYLFSIPTMSLFVYLFAPICNHLKESDFTTNFRLENGLKMWTALWECRHPDTPCFTAHCRPKPRALWTRSMKMSKHNQQFDDIFLAKKGTTEEFLDTESPPSQSASVCFSDQGAPPSTKQPDEDQSNWVSSPKDTVFPETIPEESSSTEDEHVVIFRLPSLTESEKTMDGVKEVSTIFAGEASIFHVAMGRTTNAFKSTMTIEQVTAISGLDAKQFETKPFMLKMGSLDKDSVDSSKIMGTAPNFHGSPTTRSSIRNGGHASIVDICAATFLDVAVLRCLFVAQWQEEGVFWALQFLYHRLREINEESYTQQQPRRRSNSLPIPKIEVSIYQSPESNRREEAKDFIEVPEPKDVSILAESPYASKLADSSHTRRASEKVKKRMKMADLKAFVETKLLSKSEKTLEKIGQDEPKPFFEQECHRSLDTGDDHLTRPASTFSKIFDAKDVDRIKHPTNLIKGKSMPSLSCLIDELTAGGYIGDTRVERKQGRFYSQSYTVPNPIITVTEHTPTPSPDYMKRQGSIDSQLDAASLHGSRLGFERKPSLTRSQTDSNITYTGEEIPEAPGSACYITKEGDIDYQVVLKAVHAVALRDNLCCTLRVCENILNLLELLMDMGVLKQCLRDEATNSNAGSNSGKSDKAPSKHDSPTNDQQQKSNSRRTGVEVTPHHLLMNCVIRVLKHLGCPHGCAEGMRGPPADFIRSQGQTILCKLHRASSRQFSKFLRSMIRDQPIPEILDFFHAYVGFCVDPSSLLSPLNQKRTSSKSPDVASQGGYATNFGAGLGGGGGRGIEGQIMCNVFKTLVTRFVKSFKELKSQENVTIHCDLRQLMTYIKEAHGGVFRRVALSGLLDSADRPNKRSNSNIQTTRVIRHIHQSELEENIDLGADSCYVMDDRGTRKFLFKKRSTSSTCASLLETEMSEENAKISQSPSGNLRRKHYILTPRQSERNLGIAESCMGSAKSRKLKRFQIGGIVNWFRKEYGRTDSTDSHDSSESPTEGSFIRQPSIHHAYYRSTSRGGRGVGQTLQKAKRRMEDQLNKIGLGKGKKKESLEEAPGCYFSRKNSMDIGEASRESEFVVLKERKMVPISLVHTGMLRFSFLLETCQPGSVPDHHLMAAILDLPHAPVVARAALILECAHLVHQCNKGHWPTWMKLNFPIFRPSVPLNSRNAPTGLRRTHVLQRSAGKLFYQWAEAIGTRLEEMLAEDKHNVDAITAMVSDENKQKELVVEDEEEDFLDEASINGYGSQCPIALRLVACTLLLEITAFLRETYQTLPKSSRLSTRERPPPWERMYSREANRRWSMALSSMGHSQTSAQSLQSIAGDREAERKISFVLHEPDNESEGSSKSTVTIQGEEIQINEKEKSKRAPAPQGRPFLLRRGTAGNPTGSFKRRSLKLRRGTKDGKDGEGETYTVKRADSIQSKRKVSSLSDRSDTSEPGLGGEVSGEESPGILSDDQPPESPSDSNDTDETNKNFPWLKVVVQIANSFNFYCSHQNFCHPICYRRQMRASARLIKSIRKIYGEEFGIINGTGTFDFDTDKKDDTKKDKRSRKVSDQASTQVSPVRRKDSMGRKDRIERALDGSQSGRLIGGHRDSSKDIAESDFDRGKDSSKRPDKDNRSKNLPPISKYIKTQVKDAFHTPLATLVKGAVVMSEELFVDILSVSWELLLESNQEVAASAASLFIISAVRAPNQASDIMHHGLHHTNTTIRINAILRFQVLWKLRYQVWPRMEETAHMTFKVPPPGIEFTLPSPKIGIESLPVVDPPWMPQVKTKVEEVTINQERHRSLVTATKTRKKQQTELIKKALQAQDDKKREERENFLITTIPITVQAAYEPSPVGDDHDEGNVGDEDPGESVPRNTSHHGQSALSLFPSSLCSAVIQIINLLDDAAVSEDGNAVYEVAYQVIWNCLVEDSALFLRYVLERLTREKQELMFKILRHLIRFVPKLPQQAAFALYNYIIGYVMFYVRSPHEEGQKLIGTALSILWMVVHSVHGIMFKDLKQILRKEQCDASILLTANVPSAKKIIVHGPQDPDAGGIPSQFPVQEDTQFCQILRESVDFFGIEESKHKEYFLIDYKTHQIHNPTSYVRDYYFFKRSQYPQLELVHMKPEEAFNALQRQELIHKFVEIGKVLLTWAILKNVDMVVQRVVFLHEELMKLPSFPRKALEADLDLYKGGEIGKELLGLDVLHKFMWVRLIARMFEAMAGNFAYSGDIHLFLNVLNGAIILHSEDSCILRYVMATYINAAHNFKNIFSTNGYLLIMPTLLQLYSNHQTNKLVKTTVEYAVKQFYLMNRKPFILQMFGSVSAILDTDEMSVHGEAHKVASTCLFNLLLSLETPSPDPVNIGELVKEDKPLKAIDFCYHDENEMVTVLDCISLCVMVIAYAADSVRGQQMLIILEAILPCYVQQIQSPTYNKEGKTEKEIINQLAIAVKTLVNNSEALTKNYNGPQRSSPEHKGSSQRNYGKGPYSPGFDFDDETHNKYIEHSRTKILYDRDNEDSENCHKTEFRRPRDTLLNMVGDFLARCSLRLAELNKKATQDGKAIELLDSKCHVRLADIAHSLLKISPYDSDTMGCRGLRRYMNDILPSTEWSNDDMRPALIIILRRLDKTFSKIYKKASIRRNTDWEAAGDLLKGVYETLSRYPYIAHFQHLKTLLSTCQALIIGDTTGLVEVASAASAALMSQIPPQHFCSTVLRLIALHVISLGDVYSLENVCGGQSMFSTQNRTESVLLNLLIPLFLRVGTGRKDVPKLRQADISFTLTAVLNTLWPPTAKTAPITAQNLKTATDMRTGSLTFTARDAKAPTKISLTLYQVAFLALKIMIICFEAELKTEWPRILRTMRLLNKRNEASIHLWDFLEFVVTHRTALYIQMLPFIVHKIGQPPISEHERNMQSIIRKKINGIGMPVPKSRGTLLTDLSHDLKDLKEEIDDRKFDEMQPEPKRSVVDMHPGAPNAIPNSNEGQHGRTQRPSLIDLLTGDLGSRAHINRTPAETPSQHSQPTPVSHPTPPHTYNQSLIPKSAHAIQPQFPVIHPPTSVQPTTNVTRGSASSTSAGSTTLKEVSEYSTKDVQTDQPLSTDRSQPSSANDEHNNVKSHPILPHQKTSKLRFVSSVEFRHSSGETLTTQLSPSSPTEDSSGESRSIRPRLQRSTGQSKKTFRLRKSRRSRIEVSHIKLESPDTSNQPMASTPPTATELSVSGIPSESSSIRSKRSLSARQGHNDSRGNHQQSDISWDEDTSVISQTSSTSGYRESYSMQLMSLESGIQSAPPLASPDLNDLPSTSSATTNYIVCDGSSPDCSINGSGGEKTALLTNSQRSSSQHSLLMVFQTQDEDTLI; this is translated from the exons ATGGAAAAACGCCGGTCCATCGATGACAGCTTGCATGATCAAGCCTTGCCGATTCCAATACAGACCTTTCTCTGGAGACAAACAAG TCCGTTCATACGAGCCAAGCTTGGAAAACTCCATGAAGCATCATGTATG TTCTGTCAACGTGCGCCCGGCCATCAT GAAATGAAAGAAGCGTGCAAG TCCTTTGAGAAAGTACTCGTACAGAATTTACGCTTCGGACTCTCACCGTCTTTGACTGATGCTCTGGGTGCCGTACCCCGATGGCGTCTCATCCAAGCTGCTCTTCCACACGTCCTGCATGCTGCAGCAAACCTTTTGCACAACAG AAAAGATACCAATCTCCAAAGTCTCGGAACAGTTGAGACAAAGCTTCTCTATACTTTGCACTGGATCATTTTGGACGCTGCTGAAGAATGTGCAGACGCAGATGCCGAAGCTGGAATTTATCATTCCAATCCATTCTATTACTTGTTCTCTATACCAACAATGTCG TTATTTGTTTATCTTTTCGCCCCGATCTGTAACCACCTAAAGGAGTCAGACTTTACTACCAACTTCCGTCTAGAGAACGGTCTCAAAATGTGGACTGCGCTATGGGAATGTCGACATCCTGATACCCCTTGTTTCACAGCGCATTGTCGTCCAAAGCCACGAGCACTATGGACTCGTTCAATGAAGATGTCTAAACACAATCAACAGTTTGACGACATATTCTTAGCAA AAAAAGGTACCACTGAAGAATTTTTAGACACAGAAAGTCCGCCGAGTCAATCAGCTAGTGTGTGCTTTTCTGACCAAGGTGCTCCCCCATCAACCAAGCAGCCGGATGAAGAC CAGAGTAATTGGGTCTCTTCACCGAAAGATACAGTATTTCCCGAAACAATACCCGAGGAAAGTTCAAGCACCGAAGACGAACATGTG GTAATATTCAGATTGCCATCTCTCACAGAGTCGGAGAAAACTATGGACGGTGTGAAAGAGGTGTCAACAATTTTTGCT GGTGAAGCCAGCATTTTTCATGTTGCCATGGGCCGTACGACTAACGCCTTCAAATCTACCATGACTATAGAACAAGTCACTGCAATATCGGGCTTAGACGCGAAACAATTTGAAACGAAACCTTTCATGCTAAAAATGGG ATCGTTAGACAAGGACTCGGTTGATAGTTCTAAAATCATGGGAACTGCTCCAAACTTTCATGGCTCGCCTACCACTCGATCCTCAATTCGAAATGGAGGCCATGCATCAATTGTTGATATTTGTGCAGCAACGTTCCTTGATGTGGCTGTCCTCAGATGTCTCTTTGTTGCGCAATGGCAAGAAGAGGGTGTCTTTTGGGCTCTTCAGTTTCTGTATCATCG GCTTCGAGAAATCAACGAAGAGTCTTACACACAGCAGCAGCCTCGGCGACGAAGCAATTCGTTACCGATTCCAAAAATCGAAGTATCAATCTACCAAAGTCCGGAGAGTAACAGACGCGAGGAGGCTAAGGATTTCATAGAAGTACCAGAACCCAAAGACGTTTCTATACTTGCAG AATCTCCATACGCTTCAAAGTTGGCTGATTCAAGCCACACTCGGCGTGCCAGTGAGAAGGTTAAAAAGCGTATGAAAATGGCCGATCTCAAAGCGTTTGTTGAAACTAAACTGCTTTCGAAGTCTGAGAAAACTTTGGAAAAAATAGGCCAAGATGAACCGAAACCATTTTTTGAACAG GAATGTCATAGGAGCCTGGACACAGGAGATGATCATCTGACTAGACCGGCGTCGacgttttcgaaaatattcgaTGCAAAAGATGTAGACAGAATAAAGCATCCAACGAATTTAATTAAAGGAAAAAGCATGCCCAGTTTGAG CTGCTTGATAGACGAGCTGACCGCGGGCGG atACATAGGCGACACCCGCGTTGAAAGAAAGCAGGGCCGATTTTACAGTCAATCTTACACTGTTCCCAATCCTATAATCACTGTGACCGAACACACGCCTACACCGTCCCCGGATTATATGAAACGTCAG GGCTCTATCGATAGTCAATTAGATGCAGCCAGTCTGCACGGTAGTCGATTAGGATTTGAAAGAAAGCCCAGTCTTACAAGATCGCAAACTGATTCCAATATCACGTATACCGGAGAAGAAATTCCCGAGGCTCCAGGATCAGCTTGCTACATCACTAAAGAAGGCGACATAGACTATCAAGTGGTACTCAAG GCTGTACACGCGGTAGCACTCAGGGATAACTTGTGCTGTACATTGCGTGTCTGTGAGAACATTTTAAATCTGTTGGAACTACTGATGGACATGGGAGTGCTGAAACAATGTCTTCGCGACGAGGCGACTAACAGCAACGCCG GCTCTAATAGCGGCAAGTCGGACAAGGCTCCAAGTAAGCACGATTCTCCGACGAATGACCAGCAACAGAAAAGTAATAGTAGACGCACCGGCGTGGAAGTAACTCCACATCATTTGTTGATGAATTGTGTGATCAGAGTGTTGAAACACTTGGGCTGTCCACACGGTTGTGCGGAAGGCATGCGTGGTCCACCTGCGGACTTTATTCGGTCGCAAGGTCAAACAATACTGTGCAAATTACATCGCGCAAGTTCTCGAcagttttcaaagtttttacgAAGTATGATTCGTGATCAACCCATACCAGAGATATTGGATTTCTTTCACGCTTATGTGGGATTCTGCGTAGATCCAAGTTCGTTATTATCTCCACTTA ACCAGAAACGAACCTCGAGCAAATCCCCAGATGTTGCATCACAGGGAGGGTACGCAACTAATTTTGGTGCTGGCCTAGGCGGGGGCGGAGGTCGTGGTATAGAGGGGCAAATAATGTGCAACGTGTTTAAGACTCTGGTCACGAGATTTGTAAAATCTTTCAAGGAACTGAAGTCTCAGGAAAATGTGACCATTCATTGTGATCTCAGGCAGTTAATGACTTACATTAAGGAAGCTCACGGTGGAGTTTTCCGTCGAGTTGCTCTCAGCGGTTTGCTAGATTCTGCTGACAGACCCAACAAACGAAGTAAcagcaatattcaaacaacTCGTGTCATAAG GCACATACATCAATCGGAACTAGAAGAAAACATCGACCTTGGCGCCGACTCGTGCTACGTTATGGATGACAGAGGAACccgtaaatttttattcaaaaagcGGAGCACTTCCTCCACATGTGCC AGCCTCTTGGAGACGGAAATGAGTGAAGAAAATGCAAAGATCAGCCAAAGTCCGTCGGGGAATTTGCGAAGGAAACATTACATTCTAACTCCCAGGCAAAGCGAGCGAAATTTAGGAATTGCTGAGTCCTGCATGGGATCTgcaaagtcgcgaaaattaaaGCGCTTTCAAATTGGAGGAATCG TAAATTGGTTCCGAAAAGAATACGGCCGAACTGATTCCACGGATAGCCATGATAGCAGCGAATCTCCAACAGAGGGTAGTTTCATCAGGCAACCAAGTATACATCATGCCTATTATCGGAGTACTTCAAGAGGTGGAAGAGG GGTTGGCCAAACGCTACAGAAAGCAAAGCGTAGAATGGAGGATCAGTTGAATAAGATTGGATTaggaaagggaaaaaagaaagagagttTGGAAGAAGCACCAGGATGTT ATTTCAGCCGAAAAAATTCTATGGATATCGGCGAGGCATCCAGGGAATCAGAATTCGTAgtattgaaagaaagaaaaatggttCCCATTTCCTTGGTGCACACTGGTATGCTGAGGTTTTCATTTCTACTGGAAACTTGTCAACCAGGCTCCGTACCAGATCATCATTTGATGGCAGCCATCCTGGATTTG CCACACGCACCTGTCGTAGCTCGTGCCGCACTCATTTTGGAATGTGCTCATCTTGTACACCAATGCAATAAAGGCCATTGGCCGACATGGATGAAACTAAATTTCCCAATCTTTCGCCCTTCCGTTCCACTTAACAGTCGCAATGCACCTACTGGTCTGCGACGAACACACGTTTTGCAGCGGTCGGCTGGAAAATTGTTCTACCAATGGGCAGAG GCCATTGGTACAAGACTAGAAGAAATGCTTGCTGAGGATAAGCATAACGTGGATGCCATAACGGCGATGGTTTCTGACGAAAATAAACAGAAGGAACTTGTGgtggaggatgaggaggaggactTTCTCGATGAAG CCAGTATCAATGGTTATGGATCTCAATGTCCAATTGCTCTTCGCCTGGTGGCTTGTACACTTCTTTTGGAAATAACAGCATTTTTGAGAGAGACATATCAGACTTTGCCAAAGTCCAGCAGACTGTCAACTCGGGAACGACCTCCACCATGGGAAAGAATGTATAGTCGTGAAGCCAATCGCCGTTGGAGTATGGCTCTTTCTTCAATGGGGCATTCCCAGACATCGGCACAAAGTCTCCAGTCGATTGCTGGAGATCGAGAGGCAG AGAGAAAGATTAGTTTTGTACTGCACGAACCGGACAATGAATCGGAGGGTAGTAGCAAGTCTACTGTAACAATTCAAGGGGAGGAGATACAAATTAACGAAAAGGAGAAGAGTAAACGTGCTCCTGCTCCACAGGGGCGTCCATTTTTATTGCGTCGTGGAACAGCAGGTAATCCCACTGGATCCTTTAAACGAAGAAGCTTGAAGCTACGCAGAGGCACCAAAGATGGGAAAGATGGAGAGGGTGAAACTT ATACTGTAAAACGTGCAGACTCTATTCAGTCAAAAAGGAAAGTGAGCTCTTTATCAGACAGGAGTGATACTTCCGAACCAGGACTTGGTGGCGAAGTAAGCGGCGAAGAATCTCCAGGAATACTTAGCGATGATCAACCTCCTGAGAGTCCAAGTGATAGCAACGACACTGATGAAaccaacaaaaattttccctgGCTAAAA GTAGTTGTGCAAATAGCAAATTCCTTCAACTTTTATTGTTCTCATCAAAATTTCTGCCACCCAATATGTTATCGACGACAAATGCGCGCTAGCGCCAGGCTTATAAAatcaattagaaaaatttacggAGAGGAGTTCGGGATTATCAATGGAACTGGTACATTCGATTTCGATACAGATAAAAAAGATGATACTAAAAAAGATAAACGAAGTCGCAAGGTTTCCGATCAAGCCAGTACTCAAGTCTCACCGGTTCGTCGAAAAGATAGCATGGGCAGAAAAGACAG GATTGAGAGAGCCTTGGATGGTTCTCAATCTGGTAGACTGATCGGAGGGCACAGAGACTCATCTAAAGATATCGCAGAATCAGATTTTGACAGAGGGAAAGATTCATCGAAAAGACCCGATAAAGATAATCGATCCAAAAACCTGCCACCAatttcaaaatacataaaaactCAG GTCAAAGATGCCTTCCATACACCATTAGCAACATTAGTTAAAGGCGCCGTTGTGATGTCAGAAGAATTATTTGTTGATATTCTTTCCGTATCTTGGGAACTTCTGCTTGAATCAAACCAAGAAGTTGCCGCATCAGCGGCATCCTTGTTTATCATTTCGGCAGTGCGAGCCCCGAACCAAGCAAGCGATATAATGCATCACGGCCTACATCATACAAATACCACAATTAGAATAAACGCTATTCTTAGATTTCAAGTACTTTGGAAACTCCGATATCAGGTTTGGCCCCGTATGGAAGAAACTGCTCATATGACCTTCAAAGTCCCACCGCCTGGTATAGAATTCACATTGCCTTCTCCTAAAATTGGAATAGAATCGTTGCCAGTTGTCGATCCACCATGGATGCCTCAAGTTAAAACGAAAGTTGAAGAAGTAACGATTAATCAGGAACGTCAT AGGTCGTTGGTGACAGCAACGAAAACTCGTAAGAAACAGCAAACTGAACTTATAAAAAAAGCTCTCCAGGCACAGGATGACAAAAAACgggaggagagagaaaattttttaattaccacTATACCAATTACGGTACAAGCGGCATACGAGCCTAGTCCTGTTGGCGACGATCATGATGAAG GAAACGTAGGAGACGAAGATCCAGGCGAATCGGTACCCAGAAACACTTCGCATCACGGACAATCTGCTCTGTCGTTGTTCCCGTCGTCTTTGTGTTCAGCTGTTATACAAATAATTAATCTTTTAGACGACGCTGCGGTTTCTGAAGATGGGAACGCAGTCTATGAAGTTGCTTATCAG GTGATTTGGAATTGCTTGGTAGAGGACAGTGCTTTGTTTTTACGCTACGTTTTGGAGCGTTTGACAAGGGAGAAGCAGGAACTGATGTTCAAAATCCTTAGACATCTCATCAGATTTGTTCCAAAACTTCCACAACAGGCCGCTTTTGCTCTGTACAATTACATCATAGGATATGTTATGTTTTACGTACGTTCACCGCATGAAGAAGGACAAAAGCTCATTGGGACAGCCTTGTCAATACTATGGATG GTAGTACACAGCGTACATGGAATAATGTTCAAAGATTTGAAGCAAATACTGAGAAAAGAGCAGTGCGATGCGTCCATTCTTCTCACGGCCAATGTACCATCGGCCAAAAAGATTATAGTACACGGTCCGCAGGATCCAGATGCGGGTGGAATCCCATCACAATTTCCTGTACAAGAAGACACGCAATTTTGTCAGATCTTGAGAGAATCTGTGGATTTTTTTGGCATAGAAGAAAGTAAACATaaggaatattttttgatcGACTACAAAACAC ACCAAATACACAACCCGACCTCGTACGTGCGAGATTACTATTTTTTCAAGCGGTCTCAGTACCCCCAACTTGAACTTGTACACATGAAACCCGAAGAAGCCTTCAATGCCTTACAGCGTCAGGAATTGATTCATAAGTTTGTAGAGATCGGCAAGGTGCTCTTAACGTgggcgattctgaaaaatgtGGATATGGTTGTCCAGAGAGTAGTATTTTTACACGAAGAACTTATGAAACTTCCTTCATTTCCAAGAAAAGCACTAGAGGCTGACCTCGATCTCTACAAAGGTGGAGAAATTGGGAAG GAACTCCTCGGCTTAGATGTATTGCACAAATTTATGTGGGTGAGATTAATTGCTCGAATGTTTGAAGCGATGGCAGGAAATTTTGCTTATTCTGGTGACATTCATCTGTTTCTCAATGTTCTAAACGGAGCAATAATACTGCACAGTGAAGATTCGTGTATTTTGAGATACGTAATGGCTACATACATCAATGCTGCtcacaattttaaaaatatattctcaaCAAATGGATACTTACTAATTATGCCTACGTTATTGCAACTGTACTCCAATcatcaaacaaacaaattggTGAAGACCACTGTTGAATACGCTGTCAAACAATTTTATCTTATGAACAGAAAACCTTTCATACTTCAAATGTTTGGTAGCGTATCGGCAATTTTAGACACCGATGAAATGAGCGTACACGGGGAAGCGCACAAG GTTGCGTCTACTTGCCTGTTCAATCTTTTGTTAAGCTTGGAAACCCCATCACCGGATCCTGTAAATATTGGCGAATTGGTGAAAGAAGATAAACCGCTAAAGGCTATTGATTTTTGTTACcacgatgaaaatgaaatggtTACAGTTTTGGACTGTATCTCTCTTTGTGTTATGGTTATTGCATATGCAGCTGATTCAGTTCGTGGGCAACAAATGCTG ATCATCTTGGAGGCAATACTACCTTGTTATGTGCAGCAAATTCAATCACCTACTTATAACAAAGAAGGAAAAACTGAAAAGgaaattattaatcaattagcCATTGCTGTGAAGACGTTAGTCAACAACTCCGAAGCTCTGACTAA AAATTACAACGGGCCGCAGAGATCAAGCCCGGAACATAAAGGCTCCAGTCAGAGAAATTACGGTAAAGGTCCGTATTCGCCTGGTTTTGATTTTGATGATGAAACCcacaataaatatatagaaCATTCGAGGACGAAAATTCTGTACGACAGAGACAACGAAGACTCGGAAAATTGCCATAAGACTGAATTCAGAAGACCAAGAGATACTCTCCTGAATATGGTAGGAGACTTCCTTGCTAGATGCTCTCTGCGTCTTGccgaattgaataaaaaagcaACTCAGGATGGTAAAGCAATTGAATTGCTTGATTCCAAATGCCACGTG AGACTAGCGGACATTGCTCACAGCCTTTTAAAGATTTCACCCTACGATTCCGACACAATGGGTTGCAGAGGATTGCGAAGATACATGAATGATATACTCCCATCTACCGAATGGTCCAACGACGATATGAGGCCAgctttaataattattttgcgaCGACTTGACAAAACATTTAGTAAAATTTATAAGAAAGCTTCAATCAGACGAAACACCGACTGGGAAGCTGCGGGTGATCTGTTGAAGGGTGTTTATGAAACATTGTCAAGATATCCGTACATTGCTCATTTTCAACACTTAAAGACACTTCTAAGCACATGCCAG GCTCTCATAATTGGGGATACAACTGGCTTGGTGGAAGTAGCATCGGCTGCATCAGCTGCTCTAATGAGTCAAATACCACCGCAGCATTTTTGTTCAACAGTATTACGCTTGATAGCTCTCCACGTAATTTCTCTCGGGGACGTTTATTCATTGGAGAATGTCTGCGGAGGGCAATCAATGTTCTCTACTCAAAATCGAACGGAAAGTGTACTTCTGAATCTACTAATACCTCTATTCTTGCGTGTTGGCACGGGCAGAAAGG ATGTTCCCAAATTGAGACAGGCAGACATAAGTTTTACTCTGACAGCTGTTTTGAATACCTTGTGGCCACCGACGGCAAAAACTGCTCCCATTACagcacaaaatttaaaaaccgCGACCGACATGAGAACCGGTAGCTTGACGTTCACTGCCAGGGATGCAAAGGCGCCAACAAAAATATCATTAACATTGTATCAAGTTGCATTCTTAG CATTGAAGATTATGATCATTTGCTTCGAAGCAGAACTGAAGACAGAATGGCCTAGAATTTTACGCACCATGCGACTTTTGAACAAGCGCAACGAGGCATCGATACATTTGTGGGACTTTTTGGAATTTGTAGTCACTCATCGGACAGCTCTTTACATACAAATGTTACCCTTTATAGTGCACAAAATTGGGCAGCCACCAATATCCGAACACGAGAGAAACATGCAgagcattattagaaaaaaaatcaacggaATTGGTATGCCGGTTCCAAAATCACGCGGTACCTTATTGACTGACTTATCTCATGATCTGAAAGATCTGAAAGAGGAAATCGACGACCGTAAGTTCG ACGAAATGCAACCGGAACCAAAAAGGAGTGTAGTTGACATGCACCCAGGAGCTCCGAATGCGATACCGAATAGCAACGAGGGGCAACATGGACGGACTCAGAGACCTTCTCTTATCGACTTACTTACAGGGGATCTCGGTTCGCGTGCTCATATCAATCGTACCCCTGCAGAGACTCCCTCTCAACATTCTCAGCCTACACCAGTGTCTCATCCAACTCCACCACACACTTACAATCAATCACTCATTCCAAAATCAGCACATGCGATTCAACCTCAATTCCCTGTCATACATCCACCAACTTCAGTACAACCAACTACTAATGTCACCAGAG